The following DNA comes from Bacteroidetes bacterium SB0662_bin_6.
CCTCGCCAACCGCTTCAAAAGAACAAAAACCGAAAAGAATTACGATGAACCTGGAATTCAAAACCGGACAGATCGACGCGCAATCCATTCTCGGCATCCGTACTACGACCACGATGGATAAGCTTGCCGAAATCATGGGCCCGCTGTTCGGAGAGATATACGGATACATTCAACAGAGTGGGCAGGCGCCGGCCGGCATGCCCTTGGCTATCTACCACTCGATGGAAGGCAACACCGTCGATCTCGAGTGCGCCATGCCCGTCTCGTCGCCGATGGAAGGCACGGACCGCATCCGGACCGGACAACTTCCTGCCGGAACCATGGCGATGGTGACCCACATGGGGCCCTACGACAACCTCGGCGAAACGTGGAATGCGCTGGTGCAATGGATCAAGGCGAACGATCTCCAGCCCGCGCATGCGCCCTGGGAAGTGTACGTCACCGATCCCGGCGCCGAGCCGGACCCGTCCAAATGGCGCACCGATATTTTCTTTCCCGTGCAGAATTGCCCGTGAA
Coding sequences within:
- a CDS encoding GyrI-like domain-containing protein; this translates as MNRPSPTASKEQKPKRITMNLEFKTGQIDAQSILGIRTTTTMDKLAEIMGPLFGEIYGYIQQSGQAPAGMPLAIYHSMEGNTVDLECAMPVSSPMEGTDRIRTGQLPAGTMAMVTHMGPYDNLGETWNALVQWIKANDLQPAHAPWEVYVTDPGAEPDPSKWRTDIFFPVQNCP